From Prochlorococcus sp. MIT 1223, the proteins below share one genomic window:
- the aroB gene encoding 3-dehydroquinate synthase → MNQNPKVIQVDLVNNPYNVIIGGKGLKNIGEELIRLGINKNTKILLVTNPIIYKYYGEQAINQLKGTGLHANSLTIEEGETNKNLSTIEKIHNAAFDYKLERGSLIIALGGGVVGDIAGFAAATWLRGISFIQVPTTLLAMVDASIGGKTGVNHPGGKNLIGAFHQPKLVLIDPLTLDTLPQREFRAGMAEVIKYAVIGDYELFKLLEDSPEINSLSGMGKDLIEEILQRSASTKAKIVMSDEREGGLRAILNYGHTFGHVIENLCGYGKYLHGEAVAIGMVAAGQLAVLKGKWQETDARRQKDLIKRSGLPTVWPSLDINKVLKTLEGDKKVRDGKVRFILPTSIGSTEISNDIDKTEIVECLKKIS, encoded by the coding sequence GTGAACCAGAATCCAAAAGTAATCCAGGTAGACTTAGTTAATAATCCATACAATGTCATAATTGGAGGAAAAGGATTAAAAAATATTGGTGAAGAATTAATCAGATTAGGGATTAATAAAAATACAAAGATCCTTCTTGTAACAAACCCAATTATCTATAAATATTATGGCGAACAGGCTATAAATCAGCTTAAGGGAACAGGGCTGCATGCAAATTCATTGACTATTGAAGAAGGCGAAACTAATAAAAACTTAAGTACAATTGAAAAGATACATAATGCTGCCTTTGACTATAAGCTTGAAAGAGGATCTTTAATAATAGCTTTAGGAGGTGGAGTTGTTGGAGATATAGCTGGTTTTGCAGCTGCCACTTGGTTAAGAGGAATTTCTTTTATTCAAGTTCCTACTACATTACTTGCAATGGTAGACGCCTCAATAGGAGGTAAGACAGGTGTAAATCACCCTGGGGGTAAAAATTTAATTGGGGCTTTTCATCAGCCGAAATTAGTTTTAATTGATCCATTAACCTTAGATACTCTCCCACAAAGAGAGTTCAGAGCAGGGATGGCTGAGGTAATTAAATATGCTGTAATTGGAGATTATGAACTATTTAAATTACTAGAAGATTCTCCAGAAATAAATAGCCTTTCTGGAATGGGAAAAGATCTTATCGAAGAGATCCTTCAACGCTCAGCTTCCACCAAAGCAAAAATCGTTATGTCTGACGAAAGAGAAGGAGGCCTTCGAGCAATATTAAATTATGGTCATACATTTGGTCATGTAATTGAAAATCTTTGTGGATATGGGAAATATCTTCATGGAGAAGCTGTTGCAATTGGAATGGTTGCAGCTGGACAACTAGCTGTCCTTAAAGGAAAATGGCAAGAGACTGATGCTAGACGACAAAAAGATTTGATTAAAAGGTCTGGACTACCTACCGTTTGGCCAAGCTTAGATATCAATAAAGTTTTAAAAACTTTAGAAGGAGATAAGAAGGTAAGAGATGGGAAAGTGCGGTTTATTCTTCCAACTAGCATTGGTTCTACTGAGATTTCAAATGATATAGATAAAACGGAAATAGTTGAATGTCTTAAAAAAATCAGTTAA
- a CDS encoding 5-(carboxyamino)imidazole ribonucleotide synthase, which produces MSNPSPPLNHHLKNMLGVVGGGQLAQMLVDSALQKRIDIAIQTVSKSDPAAKNAKKVFLSDQSDVETTKQMSSECACITFENEWVNTEKLMSLEKEGIQFIPRISSISALMDKSSQRSLLQELNIPAADWLPLSFINLSDTKLPNGWNFPLMAKASRGGYDGKGTKKINDFSQLHTLITSVDSKLWFLEKWVEYEKEYSIVASRDLEGSIKVFSLVETQQYNQVCDWVLAPADVSHSVEMMAFNIVASLLSELNYFGVIAIEFFYGKNGLLVNEIAPRTHNSGHYSIEACQSSQFDHQVCIAAGLPVPSPKMIVPGAIMINLLGQPDSCSLTLESRVEQIKQIPGVNLHWYEKKEEKPGRKLGHVTFVLRSDDFTSRRQEAMEIVEKIRLIWPIK; this is translated from the coding sequence ATGAGCAATCCATCTCCACCCCTAAACCACCATTTAAAGAATATGTTGGGAGTTGTTGGAGGAGGACAACTTGCCCAAATGTTAGTTGATTCGGCGCTACAGAAAAGAATTGACATAGCAATACAAACTGTCTCTAAATCCGATCCAGCGGCAAAAAATGCAAAAAAGGTTTTTCTTTCAGATCAATCTGATGTTGAGACAACAAAGCAAATGTCAAGTGAGTGTGCATGCATAACTTTTGAAAATGAATGGGTAAATACTGAAAAACTGATGTCTTTAGAAAAAGAAGGTATTCAGTTTATTCCAAGGATTTCATCTATATCTGCTTTGATGGATAAAAGCTCTCAGAGGAGTTTGCTTCAAGAATTGAATATACCTGCAGCAGATTGGTTGCCATTATCTTTTATAAACCTTAGTGATACAAAATTACCAAATGGATGGAATTTTCCTTTGATGGCAAAAGCTTCTAGAGGTGGATATGATGGTAAAGGCACTAAAAAGATTAATGACTTCAGTCAACTGCACACTTTAATAACCTCGGTGGATTCAAAACTTTGGTTTTTAGAGAAATGGGTTGAGTATGAAAAAGAGTATTCCATTGTGGCAAGTAGAGACTTAGAAGGAAGTATCAAAGTTTTTTCACTTGTTGAAACTCAGCAATATAATCAAGTTTGTGATTGGGTCCTGGCCCCAGCTGATGTAAGCCATTCAGTGGAGATGATGGCTTTTAATATAGTGGCATCTCTATTAAGTGAGCTTAACTATTTTGGAGTAATAGCAATTGAATTTTTCTATGGAAAGAATGGTCTCCTTGTTAATGAAATAGCTCCTAGGACTCATAATTCTGGTCATTATTCCATTGAAGCTTGTCAAAGCAGTCAATTTGATCACCAAGTATGCATAGCTGCTGGATTGCCCGTTCCCTCTCCCAAGATGATTGTCCCTGGAGCTATAATGATTAACCTTTTGGGGCAGCCCGATAGTTGTAGTTTGACTTTAGAAAGTAGAGTTGAACAAATAAAACAAATACCTGGGGTTAATTTGCACTGGTATGAAAAGAAAGAAGAAAAGCCAGGAAGGAAGTTAGGGCATGTAACATTTGTATTGAGGTCAGATGACTTTACTTCTAGAAGACAAGAGGCAATGGAGATAGTCGAAAAAATACGTTTAATTTGGCCCATTAAATGA
- a CDS encoding SPFH domain-containing protein produces MAVTTIESKATNDSLVWCHPNRDIVIGSQILVNESEEALLFENGQLVQILQAGKHLIESGNIPGLDALIRRSIGNNSPIKLDVWFVSKTSSTDYKWGVQLQAKDTTHQLIVPVGSYGSMLLRIQDPASFVVQVVGKKMSMTKQELKDFLVPNIERSLKDYIADKIKKGTLDIFTIESILEEASADTKKSIDRSFERFGLKLLDFFIQGIEVIGDNPEYIKIKESLADAASLRIRAKAASESQGFYQQERALDALNKAAEKDSNVAGKLMSEGLGRINFGGKTKTESAGDLKMKLSSLKDLYDEGLISEKEYEKKKQDLLGQI; encoded by the coding sequence TTGGCCGTTACAACAATAGAAAGTAAGGCAACCAATGATTCGCTGGTATGGTGTCATCCTAATAGAGATATCGTCATAGGCTCTCAGATACTTGTAAATGAAAGCGAAGAGGCGTTGCTTTTTGAAAATGGACAGCTTGTACAGATTCTTCAAGCAGGCAAGCATTTAATTGAATCAGGAAACATACCTGGATTAGATGCACTTATAAGAAGATCTATTGGTAATAACTCTCCAATTAAGCTTGATGTTTGGTTTGTCAGTAAAACTTCTTCCACTGACTATAAGTGGGGTGTTCAGTTACAAGCTAAAGATACGACGCATCAACTCATTGTTCCTGTTGGTTCATATGGCTCGATGTTATTGAGGATTCAAGACCCTGCATCTTTTGTCGTTCAGGTTGTTGGAAAGAAAATGTCTATGACTAAGCAAGAGTTGAAAGACTTTCTTGTCCCAAATATTGAGAGAAGCCTCAAAGACTACATTGCAGACAAAATTAAGAAAGGAACCCTCGATATATTCACAATCGAATCCATTTTGGAGGAGGCTTCAGCAGATACAAAGAAATCTATCGATCGATCGTTTGAACGGTTTGGGTTAAAGCTTCTAGATTTCTTTATTCAAGGAATCGAAGTCATTGGAGATAACCCCGAATATATAAAGATCAAAGAGAGTCTTGCAGATGCTGCCAGTTTGAGAATTAGAGCAAAGGCAGCTTCAGAATCACAAGGTTTCTATCAACAAGAACGAGCGCTTGATGCCCTTAATAAAGCTGCAGAAAAAGATTCAAATGTTGCAGGCAAATTAATGTCAGAAGGTCTGGGGAGAATTAACTTTGGAGGTAAAACAAAAACTGAATCAGCTGGAGACTTAAAGATGAAACTAAGCTCATTAAAGGATCTGTATGACGAGGGGCTCATCTCTGAAAAAGAGTATGAAAAGAAAAAACAGGACTTATTAGGACAAATTTAG
- a CDS encoding tetratricopeptide repeat protein, producing MNIRSSNKCNYCGAPVPYSSIKCNFCGQRIQKGIRSSLRLNREDFEIKNIKSNFYLITRNLSKSTNKLKNRSILLLNKIQLYGGDKLENLNKLIRKELKSERTKKIIPYLPLGIVVLLSLSISSSLIVKHTRKKEAEYLFNEGLKALNSNSYSSAKEYFESALEISPKDHRLYFNLGLANGKLFKHRSAVENFSKTIELAPKSYIERKIVYFERGNANYGMRNYSQAISDYRIYKVQRDTAAVNYNLCIANYNLGNYSQSILDCSRSIELNIRGGDAYYMRARSKLLRARKKYTPNALLDKKGYCDDIDKSVKLGTKITFSKDKNYKVFCSKLEQEILSNQKKVREKQKERKRKEKEEKLPKEAKYYLDRLKETHGNRKDCSDTIRLSNLLIPEYNSDTSYYYRAKGNFLCGNYLSSISDYSKAIELDSDNVEYYKGRASARSMSNDFKGAVDDYTKAINILPDFGLYQSRGKAYYKLSTYAAAISDFKKSILIKKPKDSTSQSYYWLGQINFNLGKYIDAIDYLNKAIKLRRYNWPLYALRGNSKYMIKDYSAACSDWVLYAKKSHSKSYYAKPNLNRLKSLKKLPGNSESIDELYRRSCT from the coding sequence ATGAATATTAGATCCTCAAATAAATGCAACTACTGTGGAGCACCTGTCCCTTATAGTTCAATTAAATGTAATTTCTGTGGTCAAAGGATTCAAAAGGGTATAAGATCTAGCTTAAGATTGAATAGAGAAGATTTTGAAATAAAAAATATAAAGTCTAATTTTTATTTGATAACAAGAAATTTATCGAAAAGTACTAATAAATTAAAAAATAGAAGTATTCTGTTATTAAATAAAATACAACTGTATGGAGGAGACAAGCTTGAGAATTTAAATAAACTAATTAGAAAAGAGTTAAAGAGTGAAAGAACTAAGAAAATAATACCTTACCTACCCCTTGGAATAGTTGTTTTATTGTCTTTATCTATCTCTTCCAGTTTAATTGTAAAGCATACTAGAAAGAAAGAAGCTGAATATTTATTTAACGAAGGACTCAAGGCGCTGAACTCGAATTCATATTCCTCGGCAAAAGAATACTTTGAGAGTGCATTAGAAATCTCACCAAAAGATCATCGATTATATTTTAATCTTGGCTTAGCTAATGGTAAATTATTCAAACATAGATCAGCAGTTGAGAATTTTAGTAAAACAATTGAACTAGCTCCTAAATCTTATATTGAAAGAAAAATTGTTTACTTTGAGAGAGGTAATGCTAATTATGGGATGCGTAATTATTCCCAAGCAATCTCTGACTATCGTATATATAAAGTACAAAGAGACACTGCTGCAGTTAATTATAATCTATGTATTGCTAATTATAACTTAGGTAATTATAGTCAATCAATATTAGATTGCTCTAGGTCAATAGAGCTTAATATTAGAGGAGGTGATGCATATTATATGAGAGCACGATCTAAATTGTTAAGAGCTCGTAAAAAATATACTCCTAATGCTTTATTAGATAAAAAAGGATATTGTGATGATATTGATAAATCTGTAAAACTTGGTACTAAAATTACTTTTTCTAAAGATAAGAATTACAAGGTTTTTTGTAGTAAGTTAGAACAAGAGATCTTATCTAATCAAAAAAAAGTAAGAGAAAAACAAAAAGAAAGGAAAAGAAAAGAAAAAGAAGAGAAACTACCGAAAGAGGCAAAGTATTATTTAGATAGATTAAAAGAAACACATGGAAACCGTAAAGATTGCTCTGATACTATTCGTCTTTCTAACTTGTTAATTCCAGAATATAATTCAGATACTTCTTATTATTATAGAGCCAAAGGTAACTTCCTATGTGGTAATTACCTTTCTTCTATTAGTGATTATTCTAAAGCGATTGAACTAGATTCTGACAATGTGGAATATTACAAGGGAAGAGCATCTGCTAGGAGTATGTCCAACGATTTTAAGGGCGCTGTTGATGACTATACTAAGGCAATAAATATATTGCCAGACTTTGGCCTCTATCAATCGAGAGGAAAAGCATATTATAAATTATCTACATATGCAGCAGCTATTTCTGATTTTAAGAAATCAATTTTAATTAAAAAACCCAAAGATAGTACTTCTCAGTCTTATTATTGGCTAGGTCAAATTAATTTTAATTTAGGTAAATATATTGATGCAATTGATTATTTGAATAAAGCGATTAAATTACGAAGATATAACTGGCCATTATATGCCCTTAGAGGGAATTCTAAATATATGATCAAAGATTATAGTGCAGCTTGTTCTGATTGGGTTCTCTACGCCAAGAAAAGTCACTCCAAAAGCTATTACGCAAAACCTAACTTAAATAGACTGAAAAGTCTAAAGAAATTGCCCGGTAATTCAGAAAGTATCGATGAGTTGTATCGTAGAAGTTGTACATAA
- a CDS encoding neutral zinc metallopeptidase codes for MDTEIYVRIYSDLAEIVIKQIISASLLYSLLLLGSTPAKAALDLTEGVESLIEVVLTGASKTMGKRANAKEIKWTWCDDTYYSPSSGLICFEKNFMNDLAKIGDAAVAFVVAHEYAHHVQFAQAQLVARAKNNTMRIELQADCFAGVILASIPNLSFNKKDVENMILAAALLGDKEYDHVQHHGAGENRALALRSGLRFGSTKGKIKDAYYKMFCLQK; via the coding sequence ATGGACACGGAAATTTATGTCAGAATTTATTCTGACCTAGCAGAAATTGTGATCAAACAAATAATTTCAGCATCATTGCTATATTCACTACTTTTACTTGGATCTACACCAGCAAAAGCAGCTTTAGATTTGACAGAGGGTGTCGAATCATTGATTGAAGTCGTACTTACTGGTGCTTCTAAGACGATGGGTAAAAGGGCAAACGCAAAAGAAATCAAATGGACCTGGTGCGATGACACTTATTACAGCCCAAGCTCAGGCCTCATCTGCTTTGAAAAGAACTTCATGAATGACCTAGCAAAGATAGGAGATGCGGCTGTTGCCTTTGTTGTCGCCCATGAATATGCCCACCACGTTCAATTTGCACAGGCGCAACTAGTAGCCAGGGCAAAAAACAACACAATGAGAATAGAATTACAGGCAGATTGTTTCGCTGGAGTAATTCTCGCAAGTATTCCAAACCTATCTTTCAACAAAAAGGATGTTGAAAATATGATTTTAGCAGCGGCATTACTTGGAGATAAAGAATATGATCATGTTCAACATCACGGAGCAGGAGAGAACAGAGCATTAGCTCTAAGGTCTGGCCTGAGGTTTGGAAGTACTAAAGGAAAGATTAAAGATGCTTACTATAAAATGTTTTGTTTGCAGAAATAA
- the pepN gene encoding aminopeptidase N: MKGPQTKVKLSEYTKYPAEIPNIYIDFIINDNDVDVISSMTIIPINNKSKKLILNGIDIKLKGIKINQQDLDKDKFKLLDGKLIINDIPDQEFNLEIKTSINPFLNSSLEGLYSSERIITTQCEAEGFRRICFHPDRPDVLSRYKVRIEADIKKYPILLSNGNNISSKILTINSSRHEVIWEDPFPKPSYLFALVAGDLRRSSSAYQTLSGRNITINIYVEEGDEEYTQHAIDSLKKSMRWDEEVYNLEYDLNTYNIVAIRHFNMGAMENKSLNIFNSKLVLADSRITTDGELERIESVIGHEYFHNWTGNRITCRDWFQLSLKEGLTVFRDQSFTSYLHSSTVKRIEDVSLLRSTQFKEDSGPTSHPVKPSEYISIDNFYTTTIYEKGAEIIRMLQTLLGQEYFMKGMSEYIKRHDGSAATTEDFVYAITEGASDSGCNINFNVPQFINWYYQSGTPNISIKREWNSKEGSLSIIIKQGINTQNQGEKATPLVIPIRLGIINQDKEELKELTLILEKQEQTYKFNDLPKKTQPPLISLFRNFSAPVKWESDLSLEELFKLGQCDKDLFSRWDAVQEISRRVLISRSLGAPCSKTEGWLTDLYRENISMFKETNKEFLAAILTVPKVDELEIFQEVVDPVRLYRSYIHMLKQIGENLSDELNNLLEKHLESASKIWPEGKAERKLMEIIWSFLVLNENQSIRTSCLESVKGNSMTLTRSALNALSPIDCLERDEALNIFYERWKENPVVLDTWFTLKASIPHKNALKTVKDLLDHPKFDRIAPNSLRAVLGGFSKNLEYFHADDGSGYIFIAEQIIEVDKRNPITASRLLKVFSKWKSHIDTNKRNMLKALEIINSQELSSNTREVIELIIN, encoded by the coding sequence GTGAAGGGACCACAAACAAAAGTCAAATTAAGTGAATACACAAAGTATCCTGCTGAGATACCGAATATATATATCGATTTTATTATAAATGATAATGATGTAGACGTCATATCGTCAATGACGATAATACCTATAAATAATAAATCTAAAAAGCTAATTCTAAATGGGATAGATATAAAACTGAAAGGAATTAAAATCAATCAACAAGATTTAGATAAAGACAAATTTAAACTTCTTGATGGTAAGTTAATAATAAATGACATACCAGATCAGGAATTCAACCTAGAGATAAAAACTTCTATTAATCCTTTCCTGAACTCCTCGTTAGAAGGACTATATTCAAGCGAAAGAATAATAACTACCCAATGTGAAGCAGAGGGATTTAGGAGAATTTGTTTTCATCCTGATAGACCAGATGTTTTAAGTCGATATAAAGTTAGAATTGAAGCTGATATAAAAAAGTATCCAATTCTACTTTCTAATGGCAATAATATAAGTTCAAAGATTTTAACAATTAATTCATCTAGACATGAGGTTATCTGGGAGGATCCTTTTCCAAAACCATCATATCTCTTTGCCTTAGTCGCAGGAGACCTAAGAAGATCTAGTTCTGCGTATCAAACTCTTTCGGGACGGAATATAACTATCAATATCTACGTCGAAGAAGGAGATGAAGAATATACTCAACATGCTATAGATTCTTTGAAGAAGTCAATGAGGTGGGATGAAGAAGTTTATAATTTGGAGTATGATTTAAATACCTACAATATAGTTGCTATTCGCCATTTCAATATGGGTGCAATGGAAAATAAGAGTCTCAACATTTTTAATTCAAAACTAGTTCTTGCAGATTCTCGTATAACAACTGATGGTGAATTAGAAAGAATAGAAAGTGTAATTGGACATGAATATTTTCATAATTGGACTGGCAACAGAATCACCTGCAGAGATTGGTTCCAATTATCTCTTAAAGAGGGCCTGACAGTTTTTAGAGATCAATCATTTACCTCTTACTTACATTCTTCTACCGTAAAAAGAATAGAAGATGTATCACTTCTTAGAAGTACTCAGTTTAAAGAAGATTCAGGACCAACGTCACATCCTGTCAAACCTTCTGAATATATTTCTATTGATAATTTCTATACAACAACTATCTATGAGAAAGGCGCTGAAATAATTCGAATGCTACAAACATTGTTAGGCCAAGAATATTTCATGAAAGGGATGAGTGAATACATAAAAAGACATGATGGTTCAGCGGCAACAACAGAAGATTTTGTTTATGCAATTACTGAAGGTGCTTCGGATAGTGGATGCAATATAAATTTTAATGTGCCTCAGTTTATAAATTGGTATTATCAGTCGGGGACACCTAATATATCAATCAAAAGAGAATGGAATAGCAAAGAAGGAAGCTTATCTATAATTATCAAGCAAGGAATAAATACACAGAATCAAGGAGAAAAAGCAACTCCACTAGTTATCCCAATTCGCTTAGGAATAATAAATCAAGATAAAGAAGAGCTCAAAGAATTAACCTTAATTCTAGAGAAACAAGAACAAACATATAAATTTAATGATCTTCCCAAGAAAACTCAACCTCCACTTATCTCATTATTTCGAAATTTTTCTGCGCCAGTTAAATGGGAATCAGACTTATCATTAGAAGAGCTTTTTAAATTAGGCCAATGTGATAAGGATCTGTTCTCCAGATGGGATGCAGTTCAAGAAATAAGTAGGAGAGTTTTAATTTCAAGATCTTTAGGGGCTCCATGTAGTAAGACAGAAGGATGGCTTACAGATTTATATAGAGAAAATATATCCATGTTTAAAGAAACGAATAAGGAATTCCTAGCAGCAATTTTGACGGTTCCCAAAGTGGATGAACTTGAAATATTTCAGGAAGTTGTTGATCCAGTTAGATTATATCGATCTTATATTCACATGTTAAAACAAATAGGAGAAAACCTTTCAGATGAATTAAATAATTTACTTGAAAAACATCTTGAGTCAGCATCGAAAATATGGCCGGAAGGCAAAGCAGAAAGAAAATTAATGGAAATAATTTGGAGTTTTTTAGTACTCAATGAAAATCAAAGTATTCGAACAAGTTGCTTAGAATCTGTCAAAGGTAACTCAATGACGTTAACAAGGTCAGCACTTAATGCTCTATCTCCAATAGATTGCCTAGAAAGAGATGAAGCTTTAAATATATTTTATGAAAGATGGAAAGAAAACCCTGTGGTATTAGATACATGGTTTACCTTAAAAGCTTCTATACCACATAAAAACGCTTTAAAAACAGTTAAGGACTTGTTAGATCATCCCAAGTTTGATCGAATTGCTCCAAACTCACTAAGAGCTGTACTTGGTGGCTTTTCTAAAAATCTAGAATATTTTCATGCAGATGATGGTAGTGGATACATTTTCATAGCAGAACAAATTATAGAAGTGGACAAGAGGAATCCAATAACAGCCTCTAGACTTTTAAAAGTATTTAGTAAATGGAAAAGTCATATAGATACTAATAAGAGAAATATGTTAAAAGCGCTAGAAATTATAAATAGTCAAGAGTTATCTTCTAATACAAGGGAAGTAATAGAACTTATAATTAATTAA
- a CDS encoding DUF3104 domain-containing protein — protein MESCPYPEFLHVRKGDYIVIQGELSRSEGEGTEYWIAQVIHVVGGSRNSSVNTIFQVANIDTGQIAYINADLAMKILRKP, from the coding sequence TTGGAGTCTTGTCCTTATCCTGAGTTTCTTCATGTAAGAAAAGGAGATTACATTGTTATTCAAGGTGAATTATCTCGTTCAGAAGGAGAAGGAACTGAATACTGGATAGCCCAAGTGATTCATGTAGTGGGTGGCTCAAGAAATTCCTCAGTCAATACGATCTTTCAAGTCGCTAACATTGATACCGGGCAGATCGCTTATATTAATGCTGACCTTGCGATGAAAATTCTTAGAAAACCATAG
- a CDS encoding rhomboid family intramembrane serine protease, whose amino-acid sequence MRLINGNINKMSFFNQRFVRSIKTIDFQFIIISILIFFVFIVENAFTTIDKINFAYIPSIIINQPYRIITTHFIHHDLAHLTANIFGIIIARYFLIAIKINDNLILLKLFLLIAPTQVLINWFIDSYILLKLNYIGYGFSGIIYGVNAFILLSALFGKEKFLNYRISLRKNNSISRSIFFISIISFIYSLTPGVGLTAHLSGFIAGSIIFVL is encoded by the coding sequence ATGCGATTAATTAATGGTAATATTAATAAAATGAGTTTTTTCAATCAGAGGTTTGTTAGAAGCATTAAGACTATTGATTTCCAATTTATCATAATCTCTATTCTTATTTTTTTTGTATTTATTGTAGAAAATGCATTTACAACAATAGACAAGATAAATTTTGCATACATACCCTCAATAATCATTAATCAGCCATATAGGATAATAACAACACACTTTATACATCATGACTTAGCACATTTAACTGCCAATATCTTCGGAATAATTATCGCTCGTTACTTTTTGATTGCAATAAAGATAAATGATAATTTAATCCTACTAAAATTATTTTTATTAATAGCTCCGACTCAAGTCTTAATTAATTGGTTTATTGATAGCTACATACTATTAAAGTTAAATTATATAGGGTATGGCTTTAGTGGTATTATCTATGGAGTCAATGCATTTATACTTCTAAGTGCATTATTTGGGAAAGAAAAGTTTCTCAATTATAGGATTTCTCTTAGGAAGAATAATTCAATAAGTAGATCAATATTTTTTATATCTATAATCAGTTTTATATATTCTCTAACACCTGGGGTCGGCTTAACTGCTCACTTATCTGGTTTTATTGCCGGTTCTATAATATTCGTTCTCTAA
- a CDS encoding DUF1499 domain-containing protein yields the protein MLKKSDHKLAKCVIETNCFFDEWKFKDINKAFNELVKISLSIPRTTVVEETNNYWHGICRSLIFRFPDDLEILKSTELSLIQVKSSSRYGASDLGVNRRRINGLYKELMKKNVNNKL from the coding sequence ATGCTTAAAAAATCAGATCATAAACTCGCTAAATGTGTGATTGAAACAAATTGTTTTTTTGATGAATGGAAATTCAAGGATATTAATAAAGCATTTAACGAATTAGTTAAAATATCGTTATCTATTCCTAGAACAACCGTAGTCGAAGAAACCAATAATTATTGGCATGGCATCTGTAGAAGCTTAATTTTTAGATTTCCGGATGACCTGGAAATCCTAAAGTCAACAGAGCTTTCTCTAATTCAAGTAAAATCATCATCTAGATATGGGGCCTCTGATTTAGGGGTAAATAGAAGAAGAATAAACGGCTTATACAAGGAATTAATGAAGAAGAATGTAAATAACAAACTATAA
- a CDS encoding AI-2E family transporter, which translates to MKISNLISLTFIIIAIILFWSLKEIVIQIFASIILAMALCSLTGKIEKLLSIPRFLALTITITSLILLLIIFILIVVPQFTNEFQQLITDLPSAAREIWELLQSLVREFSTIIYGSNIDPKLEKGILEKVIFSMPDSATLANGVTDSLSKIVGLASNLGVGIIQLLFILSVSLMITVQPNSYREVFILLIPSFYRRRARSILIMCGSALTNWMFGVLISSSFVALLAAIGLYILGIKLVFANAIIAGLLNVIPNVGPTISTIFPMSIAFLDSPWKSVAVLGMYIIIQNIESYLITPSIMQKQVKLLPGLALTSQFIFAIIFGPIGLILALPLSVVLQVLIKEILIEDILESKSSYKLT; encoded by the coding sequence ATGAAAATATCAAATCTAATTTCATTAACATTCATAATAATAGCGATCATCCTATTTTGGAGTCTTAAAGAGATAGTAATACAGATTTTTGCGAGCATCATACTTGCCATGGCTCTTTGTTCTCTAACAGGAAAAATTGAAAAATTATTATCAATACCAAGATTCCTAGCACTAACAATTACAATTACAAGTCTTATATTACTGTTAATTATATTTATATTAATTGTTGTCCCTCAATTCACTAATGAGTTCCAACAACTAATAACAGATCTACCATCAGCGGCAAGAGAAATTTGGGAATTACTTCAGAGTTTAGTAAGGGAATTTTCTACAATTATATATGGCAGTAACATTGATCCTAAGCTAGAGAAGGGTATACTTGAAAAAGTTATATTTTCAATGCCTGATAGCGCTACACTTGCAAATGGTGTTACTGACAGCTTGAGTAAGATCGTAGGACTAGCAAGTAATTTAGGAGTAGGAATAATACAGCTATTATTTATACTATCAGTAAGCTTAATGATTACAGTACAACCAAATTCATATAGAGAGGTATTCATATTATTAATACCTTCTTTTTACAGAAGGCGCGCAAGATCAATATTAATAATGTGTGGAAGTGCCTTAACTAATTGGATGTTTGGAGTTTTGATTAGTTCAAGTTTTGTAGCCTTATTAGCTGCTATTGGATTATATATTCTAGGAATAAAACTAGTTTTTGCAAATGCTATTATTGCTGGATTACTTAATGTTATCCCAAACGTAGGACCAACAATTAGTACTATTTTTCCAATGTCAATCGCTTTCTTAGACTCTCCATGGAAGTCCGTAGCTGTACTTGGAATGTATATCATAATTCAAAATATCGAAAGCTATTTAATTACTCCTTCAATTATGCAAAAACAAGTTAAGCTTCTTCCGGGCTTAGCTCTTACTTCACAATTTATTTTTGCAATTATATTTGGCCCCATCGGCTTAATCTTAGCTTTACCACTTTCAGTAGTACTACAAGTTTTAATCAAAGAGATACTTATAGAAGATATATTAGAGAGCAAGAGCAGTTACAAATTAACTTAA